The following proteins are co-located in the Fusobacteria bacterium ZRK30 genome:
- the uvrB gene encoding excinuclease ABC subunit UvrB, with product MFKLVSNYTPTGDQPSAIKTLVEGLNNNYRDQTLLGVTGSGKTFTIANIIKETNRPALIMAPNKTLAAQLYSEYKKFFPENAVEYFVSYYDYYQPEAYIPSTDTFIEKDSSINDEIDKMRHSATAALLTRKDVIIVASVSAIYGLGSPETYKKMTLAIDLKSGMSRDEVMKKLIYLRYERNDIAFERGKFRVKGDIIDIYPVYQESGYRLEYWGDELESISEINTLTGQSIKRNIQRIMIMPATHYLTEGEKLEQIMEEIKNDLEIQVEKFENKGKLLEAQRIKQRTEYDLEMIKEIGYCKGIENYSRYLSGKKEGEKPHTLLEYFPDNFLIFIDESHIGLAQIGGMYKGDRSRKTTLVENGFRLPSALDNRPLKFEEFREVGGQMVFVSATPGDFELENSESVAEQLVRPTGIVEPKIIIKPTKNQVDDLLEEIRLRVEKKQCVLVTTLTKKMAEELTEYYLDLGVRVKYMHSGVDTLERIEIIRGLRKKEFDVLVGINLLREGLDIPEVSLVAILEADKEGFLRSRRSLIQTMGRAARNIEGEAILYADVITKSMAEAISETDRRREKQLEYNINNNIDPRSTINEISEDLLNLDYGLDIDEINEEVMVYSSKKDIVEQIERLKAEISQLAGELDFEGAIKKRDEMLKLDKLLLEI from the coding sequence ATGTTTAAATTAGTGTCAAATTACACCCCTACAGGAGATCAGCCAAGTGCTATAAAAACTCTGGTAGAGGGGTTAAATAATAATTATAGGGATCAGACATTATTAGGAGTAACGGGATCAGGGAAAACATTTACCATAGCCAATATAATTAAGGAAACCAATAGACCGGCTCTTATTATGGCTCCCAATAAAACTCTGGCAGCACAACTATATTCGGAGTATAAAAAGTTTTTCCCTGAGAATGCAGTAGAATATTTTGTATCCTACTATGATTACTACCAGCCAGAGGCTTATATTCCCTCTACAGACACGTTTATAGAAAAAGACTCATCTATCAACGATGAGATCGATAAAATGCGACATTCGGCTACTGCGGCCCTCTTAACCAGGAAAGATGTTATAATAGTAGCTTCTGTATCGGCCATCTATGGATTAGGATCACCTGAAACATATAAGAAGATGACCCTGGCTATCGATCTTAAGAGCGGTATGAGCCGAGATGAAGTTATGAAAAAATTAATATATTTAAGGTATGAAAGAAATGATATAGCCTTTGAGAGGGGAAAATTCAGAGTCAAGGGAGACATTATAGATATCTATCCTGTTTATCAGGAAAGTGGGTACAGGCTGGAATACTGGGGGGATGAACTGGAAAGTATCTCTGAAATAAACACCCTTACAGGTCAGAGTATAAAAAGAAATATTCAGAGGATAATGATCATGCCAGCTACCCACTACCTGACAGAAGGGGAGAAATTGGAGCAGATCATGGAGGAGATAAAAAATGATCTGGAGATCCAGGTGGAAAAATTTGAAAACAAAGGAAAACTTCTGGAAGCCCAGAGGATAAAACAGAGAACTGAGTATGACCTGGAGATGATAAAGGAGATCGGTTACTGTAAGGGGATAGAAAACTATTCCAGATATCTGTCGGGTAAAAAAGAGGGAGAGAAACCCCATACACTACTGGAATACTTTCCCGATAATTTTTTAATCTTTATAGATGAATCCCACATAGGACTGGCCCAGATTGGCGGGATGTACAAGGGAGACAGGTCCAGAAAAACAACTTTAGTGGAAAATGGATTTAGGTTACCATCTGCTTTAGACAACAGACCCCTAAAATTTGAAGAATTCAGAGAGGTAGGAGGGCAGATGGTATTTGTTTCGGCCACCCCTGGAGACTTTGAATTGGAAAATAGTGAGTCTGTAGCAGAACAACTGGTTCGTCCTACAGGGATTGTAGAGCCTAAGATAATAATAAAACCGACTAAAAACCAGGTGGATGATCTTCTGGAGGAGATAAGGTTGAGGGTAGAGAAAAAACAATGTGTTTTAGTGACTACCCTGACAAAAAAAATGGCAGAGGAGCTGACAGAATATTACCTTGATTTAGGAGTGAGGGTGAAATATATGCATTCCGGGGTAGATACTTTGGAAAGAATCGAGATAATTCGGGGATTAAGAAAAAAGGAATTTGATGTATTAGTAGGAATAAATCTATTGAGGGAAGGATTAGATATTCCAGAGGTATCCTTGGTGGCTATATTAGAGGCAGATAAGGAAGGGTTTTTAAGGAGCAGGAGATCACTGATACAGACCATGGGAAGAGCAGCCAGAAATATAGAGGGAGAAGCTATCCTGTATGCAGATGTTATTACAAAATCTATGGCAGAAGCTATCTCAGAAACAGACAGAAGAAGGGAAAAACAGCTAGAATATAATATAAATAATAATATAGATCCAAGATCCACTATAAATGAGATATCGGAAGATCTTTTAAATCTCGATTATGGTTTAGATATAGATGAGATAAATGAAGAGGTAATGGTATATAGTTCTAAAAAGGATATAGTAGAGCAGATAGAAAGATTAAAGGCTGAAATAAGTCAGTTAGCTGGAGAATTGGATTTTGAAGGAGCTATAAAAAAGAGAGATGAGATGTTAAAATTAGACAAATTATTGTTGGAAATATAG
- a CDS encoding diadenylate cyclase, producing the protein MKKIEYYGEFLEKLSEYLGVQLKLKAHGNHVEFIPEFNSKFIKKTLEHIGEIFEILDIILEEYYEENNNIYFTDLIEEFSQKLIGHMVKEKLVVTSEQMNFMDTIKRICNETYESENSSLNILLFKNREIIPEELKKMGLNFLPFDTPKKIEEIFKEKLSLKMLNGDNLVLIIDSDFRGYGLGVNDEKNKVFKERMLVKLRSQNNGYLISFISMLSKNILSYIDKDSISVEVKAGFKMSEEKIEKLVKYSNEEMISSKVLFNTYNKEKRERFPYIYMEIKNKELKLYLQNSIDNYLSYRGGKWKLKSFHILKFLIIEKFYMDSFVFHLFNDKIEKKDIIENIIMNVDVLVCLIKNLLEEGKGGLFIILERSIKKIEREKIFVGGNEDNSIYKRTVLKDGNNTRIKNHNFEYLKLISKVDGAVTLDNEFNLLSFGRLVKLDMNGSKEKVEGARTAAAISGSKYGLAIKVSEDKKITVWEDGIKILEI; encoded by the coding sequence ATGAAAAAAATAGAGTATTATGGGGAATTTTTAGAGAAGCTCAGTGAGTATTTAGGGGTACAATTAAAGCTAAAAGCTCATGGTAATCATGTGGAATTTATACCTGAATTTAATTCAAAATTTATTAAGAAAACTCTGGAACATATAGGTGAGATTTTTGAGATCTTGGATATAATCTTAGAGGAATACTATGAGGAAAATAATAATATCTACTTTACCGATCTGATAGAGGAATTTTCTCAAAAATTAATAGGGCACATGGTAAAGGAAAAGTTGGTAGTCACAAGTGAACAGATGAACTTTATGGATACCATAAAAAGGATATGTAATGAAACTTATGAAAGTGAAAATTCAAGTTTAAATATATTACTTTTTAAAAACAGGGAAATTATCCCAGAGGAATTGAAAAAAATGGGGTTAAATTTCCTTCCCTTTGATACTCCTAAAAAAATAGAGGAGATATTTAAAGAGAAACTATCCCTGAAGATGTTAAATGGGGATAATTTGGTGTTGATCATTGATAGTGACTTCAGAGGTTATGGATTAGGAGTAAATGATGAGAAAAATAAGGTGTTCAAGGAGAGGATGCTGGTTAAACTAAGGAGTCAAAATAACGGATATTTAATCTCATTTATATCCATGTTATCTAAAAACATTTTAAGCTATATAGATAAAGACAGTATAAGTGTAGAAGTTAAGGCTGGATTTAAGATGAGTGAGGAAAAGATAGAAAAATTGGTTAAATATTCTAACGAAGAGATGATCTCATCTAAAGTTCTTTTTAACACTTATAATAAGGAAAAGAGAGAGAGATTCCCTTATATCTATATGGAAATTAAAAATAAAGAGTTAAAATTATATTTACAGAATTCTATAGACAACTACCTTTCATACAGGGGAGGGAAATGGAAGTTAAAATCTTTTCATATATTAAAATTTTTGATTATAGAAAAATTTTACATGGATTCTTTTGTATTTCACCTTTTTAATGATAAAATAGAAAAAAAAGATATAATTGAAAATATTATAATGAATGTAGATGTTTTGGTCTGCCTCATTAAAAACCTCCTGGAAGAAGGCAAGGGAGGACTTTTTATAATTCTAGAGAGAAGTATAAAAAAAATAGAGAGGGAAAAGATATTTGTAGGGGGAAATGAAGACAACAGCATATATAAAAGGACAGTTTTAAAGGATGGCAATAATACCAGAATAAAAAATCATAATTTTGAATATTTGAAGCTAATATCTAAAGTAGATGGTGCTGTGACCCTGGACAATGAATTTAACCTTTTATCATTCGGCAGATTGGTGAAACTGGATATGAATGGAAGTAAGGAGAAGGTCGAAGGGGCCAGAACTGCTGCTGCAATAAGCGGGTCTAAATATGGCTTAGCTATAAAGGTATCCGAAGATAAAAAAATAACTGTTTGGGAAGATGGGATAAAAATATTGGAGATATAA
- the xseA gene encoding exodeoxyribonuclease VII large subunit, with protein MKDRIFTVSQMNKMVKEYLEGNDSFNNFFLKGEISGINYYKSGHLYFTLKDSRASVKCVSFGYKFKKIPEDLKEGDKIKLFGKVTLYEANGNYQILVAHVEKEGTLGKLFEELERTKRELAKEGYFDAKYKLPIPKLPQNIGVVTSGTGAAVKDIINTAKLRYENINIYVYSAKVQGIGSEDEIIKGIKTLDKMEEIDLIIAGRGGGSVEDLWSFNKKEVALAYFNTKTPIVSAVGHEIDNLLTDLTADMRASTPTHAAELVVPRKDQLMEMLEDRRRKLNNSLLANLQKKKEKLETLKRSYILRSYLETVVDRNNLLMDREDRLKKAINNSLMQKKHLLEVRMEKLRSLNPEGILKRGYTITKAGNKIIRGAGELKIDEKIEIIYHDGSVISRVEEIK; from the coding sequence ATGAAGGATAGGATATTTACAGTAAGTCAGATGAATAAGATGGTAAAGGAATATTTGGAGGGAAACGACAGTTTTAATAATTTTTTCCTTAAAGGGGAGATTTCAGGGATAAATTACTATAAGAGCGGCCATCTGTATTTTACCCTTAAAGACAGTAGGGCAAGTGTAAAATGTGTATCTTTTGGATATAAATTTAAAAAGATACCGGAGGACTTGAAAGAGGGGGATAAGATAAAATTATTTGGAAAGGTGACTCTCTATGAAGCTAACGGGAACTATCAAATACTGGTAGCCCATGTGGAAAAAGAGGGAACTCTGGGGAAACTCTTTGAGGAACTGGAAAGGACTAAAAGAGAGTTGGCTAAAGAGGGTTATTTTGACGCAAAATATAAACTGCCTATTCCCAAATTACCTCAAAATATAGGGGTAGTAACTTCTGGAACAGGAGCGGCAGTAAAAGATATAATAAATACAGCTAAACTCAGATATGAAAATATAAATATCTATGTCTATTCTGCCAAGGTTCAGGGAATAGGCTCTGAAGATGAGATCATAAAGGGAATAAAAACTCTGGATAAGATGGAGGAGATTGATCTTATCATAGCAGGACGGGGAGGAGGAAGTGTAGAAGACCTGTGGTCATTCAATAAAAAAGAGGTGGCTCTGGCATACTTTAACACTAAAACGCCCATTGTTTCAGCTGTGGGCCATGAGATAGACAACCTTTTGACAGATCTTACAGCAGATATGCGAGCTTCTACTCCGACCCATGCAGCGGAGTTAGTCGTTCCCAGAAAAGACCAGTTGATGGAAATGTTGGAAGATAGGAGGAGAAAGCTAAATAACAGCCTGCTGGCCAATTTACAGAAGAAAAAGGAAAAATTAGAAACTTTAAAAAGAAGTTATATCTTGAGGAGTTATTTAGAGACAGTTGTAGACAGGAATAACCTGTTAATGGACAGGGAAGACAGGTTAAAAAAAGCTATTAACAATAGCTTAATGCAAAAAAAACACCTTTTAGAAGTGAGGATGGAAAAACTCCGTTCATTGAACCCAGAAGGGATATTAAAGAGGGGATATACTATAACTAAAGCAGGAAATAAGATTATAAGAGGGGCAGGAGAACTAAAAATAGATGAAAAAATAGAGATTATATATCACGATGGTAGTGTAATCAGTAGAGTAGAGGAGATAAAATAG
- a CDS encoding tetratricopeptide repeat protein: protein MKKLLIVLFIGIVSIGYAEVQDGFITENTYKMTENTLGTYEKYMEAGEDSYLEGNYSDSLDFYLNAFKVKKDDIESLRGVARSYEGLNQPEKALGVYRKILKVNPEDIKALQKKLILDKKNVSKWGYDKKEEYFEEFENYLKKTNYVNSEDIYTLGSIYMNDKSFERAYTVFKRDKAGDYRNYFGTATTARFLGKYDTAITFYNKLLSVKPDFYRGYLGLGTSYQMKGNYDKAIENMEKYLIYQEDENVYIAMANIYMAEDRYSSAKDILERAQVKFPDSKKIRKNLGYIYSKLGRN, encoded by the coding sequence ATGAAAAAATTATTGATAGTGTTATTTATTGGGATAGTCTCAATAGGGTATGCAGAAGTTCAGGATGGTTTTATTACAGAAAATACTTATAAAATGACAGAGAACACACTTGGAACCTATGAAAAATATATGGAGGCAGGAGAGGACTCTTATTTAGAGGGAAATTACAGTGATTCGTTGGATTTTTATTTGAATGCCTTTAAGGTGAAAAAAGATGATATAGAATCTCTTCGTGGGGTGGCTAGATCATATGAGGGACTGAACCAGCCGGAGAAAGCTTTGGGAGTATATAGAAAAATTTTAAAAGTAAACCCTGAAGATATAAAAGCGTTGCAAAAAAAACTTATTTTAGATAAAAAAAATGTTTCTAAGTGGGGATACGATAAAAAAGAGGAATATTTTGAGGAGTTTGAAAACTATCTGAAGAAAACTAATTATGTAAACAGCGAGGATATTTATACCTTGGGAAGTATATATATGAATGATAAATCTTTTGAAAGAGCTTATACTGTATTTAAGAGGGATAAGGCTGGCGATTACAGAAATTATTTCGGTACAGCTACAACTGCCAGATTTTTAGGAAAATATGATACTGCTATTACATTCTATAACAAACTTTTATCTGTAAAACCAGATTTTTATAGAGGGTATCTCGGACTGGGAACTTCTTACCAGATGAAAGGAAATTATGATAAGGCAATAGAAAATATGGAGAAATATCTGATCTACCAGGAGGACGAAAACGTCTATATAGCCATGGCGAATATCTATATGGCAGAGGATAGATACAGCAGTGCTAAAGATATTTTGGAGAGGGCACAGGTTAAATTTCCTGACTCGAAGAAAATAAGAAAAAATTTAGGGTATATATATAGTAAGTTAGGGAGAAATTAA
- the dprA gene encoding DNA-processing protein DprA translates to MDSWYKLRVAGVRDSIIIKLMNLCEEFEEIFLHDRVFYNKIMRFKYEDIDKILNSYKINLDFYREKMLDLNIETISIKEREYPLYLKNISHPPVFLYIKGKMTFYDKNIGVVGTRKMSSYGESACRELVGDLVGAGVTITSGLAIGVDVTAHKRALNLGGNTIAVVGSGLDVIYPPQNKYEWERIAREGTLISEYPLGTPPERYNFPRRNRIIVGLTRGVTVVESYKKGGSLITAKLALEEGRDVFVIPGFPGYISFEGNNNLIKDSYGKLITCGKDILEEYGWDGKNQINVKIDIDPEEEKVYSALVVEKSLDELMTETHIPIGKLLGLLTNLELKKLVRAIAGGKYRRV, encoded by the coding sequence TTGGATTCTTGGTATAAATTGAGAGTGGCAGGAGTAAGAGACAGTATAATAATTAAACTGATGAATTTGTGTGAAGAATTTGAAGAAATTTTCCTCCATGACAGGGTATTTTATAATAAAATTATGAGGTTTAAATATGAGGATATTGATAAAATTTTAAATTCTTATAAAATTAATCTTGATTTTTATAGGGAAAAGATGCTAGATTTAAATATTGAAACAATTTCTATAAAGGAAAGAGAGTATCCATTATATTTAAAAAATATCTCACATCCACCGGTATTTCTATACATAAAGGGAAAGATGACCTTTTATGATAAAAATATAGGAGTAGTCGGAACACGGAAGATGAGTAGTTATGGGGAATCTGCGTGCAGGGAATTAGTAGGAGATTTAGTAGGGGCAGGAGTTACTATAACTAGTGGACTAGCAATTGGAGTAGATGTAACTGCTCATAAGAGGGCCTTGAACCTAGGTGGAAATACCATAGCTGTTGTAGGAAGCGGATTAGATGTAATCTATCCTCCTCAAAACAAATATGAATGGGAAAGGATAGCCAGAGAAGGGACCCTTATAAGTGAATATCCATTGGGCACTCCTCCAGAGAGGTATAATTTTCCCAGGAGAAATAGGATAATAGTGGGATTGACCAGGGGAGTTACAGTAGTAGAGAGTTATAAAAAAGGCGGAAGTTTAATAACTGCTAAACTGGCTTTAGAGGAAGGCAGAGATGTGTTTGTTATTCCGGGATTTCCAGGCTATATCTCCTTTGAGGGTAATAATAATCTCATCAAAGACTCCTATGGTAAGTTAATTACCTGTGGAAAAGATATATTAGAGGAGTATGGCTGGGATGGTAAAAACCAAATTAATGTAAAAATAGATATAGATCCGGAAGAGGAAAAAGTATATAGTGCATTGGTTGTAGAAAAAAGTTTGGATGAACTGATGACAGAAACACATATCCCTATAGGGAAACTTTTAGGATTATTGACAAATTTAGAATTAAAAAAACTTGTGAGAGCTATTGCAGGTGGTAAATATAGAAGAGTGTAG
- the topA gene encoding type I DNA topoisomerase produces MAKKNLVIVESPAKANTIKKILGRNYEVTASYGHIRDLPKTKMGIDIENDFTPSYSTIKGKGEITKNLRALAKKSDKIYLAADPDREGEAIAWHIAHILKLDPKEKNRIEFNEITKTAIREAVKNPRTIDQDRVDAQQARRLLDRIVGYSISPYLWQLISSNTSAGRVQSVSLKLICDLEDEIKAFIPQKYWEVSGNFSDNIDLNLYKSGDDRGIKIWDEEKMEELKKTLEMHPTFEVTSTEISKKTKKPPLPLKTSTLQQLASSYLGFSASKTMRVAQSLYEGLKIDGTQKGLITYMRTDSTRISEEAQGQAKEFILEKYGEKYIGKEKKKKTDDKKKIQDAHEAVRPTYIDLEPDNIEEYLNSDQYRLYKLIWERFIISQLAPMEYDQFTLISGYDKYQFRGIVNKVTFDGYYKVFKEEDEIKTASFPSIEKGDKLNLEKLNIKADETKPPKRFTESSLVRKLEADGIGRPSTYASIIETLKKREYVEFMGKSFVPTKLGYDVEKILNKYFPRILGVEFTSSMEDALDSIEEGEIKWTNVLDDFYIDFKKALDNFDKEVEKITNRRIESDVPCPVDGCPGKMLLKTGRFGKYLECEHFETCSGRIPLKTVEIDEQELEDGHIFINEVVQKRERIKKGIPTDIVIKGVRYNLKKGRFGEYLESEDYETDNKRLPLSSAVIGVLRDGSIEIDVEMIALKERLLEMNEYFEEKDTDMKTEDGTMMILKKGRYGEYLESENFATDEIRIPLPASIKKIVKEGQLEEKDGVIIIKYLLDEIKAVEDKLIAEAGVCEKCGSKFEIKASRRGKFLACSNYPTCKNTRKILKDKETGELSVAPPAKKKEPVKKAAVKKAAAKKAPAKKTAAKKKTTTKKVKEEK; encoded by the coding sequence GTGGCTAAAAAAAATCTAGTTATAGTGGAGTCGCCGGCAAAGGCAAATACTATAAAGAAAATATTAGGACGTAACTATGAGGTTACAGCCTCATATGGACATATAAGGGATCTTCCCAAGACAAAGATGGGGATAGATATAGAGAATGATTTTACACCCTCTTATTCGACAATAAAGGGTAAGGGAGAAATAACCAAAAACTTGAGAGCATTGGCAAAAAAATCAGATAAAATTTATCTGGCAGCCGACCCGGATAGGGAAGGGGAAGCTATAGCCTGGCATATAGCTCATATATTAAAATTAGATCCAAAGGAAAAAAACAGGATAGAATTCAATGAGATAACTAAAACTGCAATAAGAGAAGCAGTAAAAAACCCTAGAACTATAGACCAGGACAGGGTCGATGCACAACAGGCAAGAAGATTATTAGACAGGATAGTAGGGTATTCTATCAGTCCATACCTGTGGCAGTTAATATCTTCTAACACCAGTGCAGGAAGGGTCCAGTCGGTATCATTAAAATTAATCTGTGATTTAGAAGATGAGATAAAGGCATTTATTCCTCAAAAATATTGGGAAGTAAGCGGAAATTTCAGTGACAATATAGATCTGAATCTCTATAAATCAGGGGATGACAGGGGAATTAAAATCTGGGATGAGGAAAAGATGGAGGAATTAAAGAAAACTCTGGAAATGCATCCTACTTTTGAAGTGACCAGCACTGAGATATCCAAGAAAACTAAGAAGCCTCCACTACCATTAAAGACAAGTACATTACAACAATTAGCTTCATCATATTTAGGTTTTTCAGCTTCTAAAACCATGAGGGTAGCTCAGAGTTTATATGAAGGGTTGAAGATAGATGGAACTCAAAAAGGTCTGATTACCTATATGAGAACTGACTCTACCAGAATATCAGAGGAAGCTCAAGGGCAGGCTAAGGAGTTTATTTTAGAAAAATATGGTGAAAAGTATATAGGAAAAGAGAAGAAGAAAAAAACAGATGATAAAAAGAAAATACAGGACGCCCATGAGGCGGTAAGACCTACCTATATAGATTTAGAACCGGATAATATTGAGGAATACCTGAATTCTGACCAATACAGGTTGTATAAATTGATTTGGGAAAGGTTTATAATCTCCCAGTTGGCTCCTATGGAATATGACCAATTTACACTGATAAGTGGATATGATAAATATCAATTCAGAGGGATAGTAAATAAGGTAACCTTTGACGGATACTATAAGGTATTCAAAGAGGAAGATGAAATAAAAACAGCTAGTTTCCCTAGTATTGAAAAGGGGGATAAGTTAAATTTAGAAAAATTAAATATAAAGGCAGACGAAACTAAACCTCCTAAAAGATTTACAGAATCTTCACTGGTAAGAAAATTAGAAGCTGATGGAATTGGAAGACCTTCTACCTATGCATCTATCATAGAAACTTTGAAGAAGAGGGAATATGTAGAATTTATGGGGAAATCATTTGTACCTACTAAGTTAGGTTATGATGTAGAAAAGATATTGAATAAATATTTCCCAAGAATATTGGGAGTAGAATTTACATCTAGTATGGAAGACGCTCTGGACTCAATTGAAGAAGGAGAAATAAAGTGGACCAATGTTTTAGATGACTTTTATATAGATTTTAAAAAGGCACTGGATAACTTTGATAAAGAAGTAGAAAAAATTACCAATAGAAGGATTGAATCTGATGTACCATGTCCAGTGGATGGCTGTCCAGGGAAGATGCTCCTAAAAACAGGTAGATTTGGAAAATATTTAGAGTGTGAACACTTTGAAACCTGTAGTGGAAGGATTCCATTAAAAACAGTGGAGATCGATGAACAGGAATTAGAGGATGGGCATATCTTTATCAATGAGGTCGTACAGAAGAGAGAAAGAATTAAAAAGGGAATACCTACTGATATAGTGATCAAAGGTGTGAGATATAACCTGAAAAAAGGAAGATTTGGAGAATACCTAGAGAGTGAAGATTATGAAACAGATAATAAAAGACTGCCATTATCCAGTGCTGTTATAGGTGTTTTGAGAGATGGAAGTATAGAGATCGATGTGGAAATGATAGCTCTAAAAGAAAGATTGTTAGAGATGAATGAGTATTTTGAAGAAAAAGATACCGACATGAAAACAGAAGATGGAACTATGATGATCTTAAAAAAGGGAAGATATGGAGAGTATTTGGAAAGTGAAAACTTTGCTACTGATGAGATCAGAATCCCGCTCCCGGCCAGTATAAAAAAGATAGTAAAGGAAGGGCAGTTAGAGGAAAAAGATGGAGTTATAATAATTAAATACCTATTGGATGAGATCAAAGCTGTAGAAGACAAACTCATAGCTGAAGCCGGGGTATGTGAAAAGTGCGGCAGTAAATTTGAGATAAAGGCAAGCAGAAGGGGGAAATTCCTGGCTTGTAGTAACTATCCAACCTGTAAAAATACAAGAAAAATATTAAAAGATAAGGAAACAGGGGAACTTTCGGTAGCTCCTCCTGCAAAGAAAAAAGAACCGGTAAAAAAAGCAGCGGTAAAAAAAGCAGCAGCAAAAAAAGCACCTGCAAAGAAGACGGCAGCTAAGAAGAAAACAACAACTAAAAAAGTAAAAGAAGAAAAATAA
- a CDS encoding DUF2202 domain-containing protein: MKIKFIGIVMILVLSSLTFAGYGNKGAEKDSNITVQEMIKYSIEDEIFAKTEYEKIMKTFNIDRPFSNIKRAEETHMELLQPLIEKYNVRYEKLEEKDLVVPKTLKETFEIGVQAEIDNIAMYEKFLKDENLPDDVREVFTYLRDGSKNHLRAFERQLSKY, encoded by the coding sequence ATGAAAATAAAATTTATAGGGATCGTAATGATATTGGTGTTGAGTAGTTTAACCTTTGCTGGTTATGGTAATAAAGGAGCTGAAAAGGATAGTAATATAACGGTACAGGAGATGATTAAATATTCAATAGAGGATGAAATCTTTGCAAAAACAGAATATGAGAAGATAATGAAAACTTTTAATATCGACAGACCATTTTCAAATATAAAAAGAGCAGAGGAAACTCACATGGAACTATTGCAGCCCCTTATTGAAAAATACAATGTCCGTTATGAAAAATTAGAGGAAAAGGACCTTGTAGTTCCAAAAACTTTAAAAGAAACTTTTGAAATAGGAGTGCAGGCAGAGATAGATAATATAGCCATGTACGAAAAGTTTCTAAAAGATGAAAATTTACCTGATGATGTAAGGGAAGTGTTTACCTATCTCAGAGATGGATCAAAGAACCATCTGAGAGCATTTGAAAGACAGTTGAGTAAATACTAA
- the rpsI gene encoding 30S ribosomal protein S9 has product MAVQFRGTGRRKTSVARVILVPGETGVTINGKEMSEYFGRGILGDIVNQPLVLTETAEKFGVKVNVNGGGTTGQAGAIRHGVARALLMADETLKGALREAGFLTRDSRMVERKKFGKKKARKSPQFSKR; this is encoded by the coding sequence ATGGCTGTACAATTTAGAGGAACTGGAAGAAGAAAAACTTCAGTAGCAAGAGTAATCTTAGTGCCTGGTGAAACAGGTGTTACTATAAATGGAAAAGAAATGAGCGAGTATTTCGGAAGAGGAATCTTAGGAGATATCGTAAACCAACCTTTAGTTTTAACTGAAACTGCTGAGAAATTTGGAGTTAAAGTAAACGTAAACGGTGGAGGAACTACTGGTCAAGCAGGAGCTATCAGACATGGTGTTGCTAGAGCATTATTAATGGCTGATGAAACTTTAAAAGGTGCTTTAAGAGAAGCTGGATTCTTAACTAGAGACTCAAGAATGGTTGAAAGAAAGAAATTCGGAAAGAAAAAAGCAAGAAAATCACCTCAATTCTCAAAGAGATAA
- the rplM gene encoding 50S ribosomal protein L13 has product MLRKEDVVREWLHYDADGVVLGRLAAEIAKKLMGKDKVTYTPHIDGGDYVVITNMEKIAVTGKKLTDKIYYNHSGFPGGLRERRLEEVLAKNPAEALFLAVKRMLPKNRLGAQQLTRLRVFVGSEHEHAAQNPETKSL; this is encoded by the coding sequence ATGTTAAGAAAAGAAGATGTAGTTAGAGAATGGTTACATTATGACGCTGATGGTGTAGTATTAGGTAGACTAGCTGCAGAAATCGCAAAGAAATTAATGGGAAAAGATAAGGTAACTTACACTCCTCATATCGATGGTGGAGATTACGTAGTAATCACTAACATGGAAAAAATCGCAGTTACAGGAAAAAAATTAACTGACAAAATTTATTACAATCACTCAGGATTCCCAGGTGGATTAAGAGAGAGAAGATTAGAAGAAGTTTTAGCGAAGAACCCTGCAGAAGCTTTATTTTTAGCAGTTAAGAGAATGTTACCTAAGAACAGATTAGGTGCACAACAATTAACTAGATTAAGAGTATTTGTTGGATCTGAACATGAGCATGCTGCTCAAAACCCTGAAACTAAATCATTATAA